Proteins encoded within one genomic window of Humulus lupulus chromosome 1, drHumLupu1.1, whole genome shotgun sequence:
- the LOC133793889 gene encoding rho GTPase-activating protein 2, which translates to MTGLVVVTRGGGCGGGGGANIGGGKGASNKGTVKSSDEDQNQLPLVTFLLAALKKSMVACRVERGEDAISSVHHMEIGCPTNVRHITHVTFDRFNGFLGLPVEFEVEIPGRVPSASASVFGVSAESMQCCYDSRGNSVPTILLLMQERLYSQGGLKAEGVFRINPENSKEEHVRDQLNRGNVPDDIDVHCLAGLIKAWFRELPSGVLDGLSPEQVLQCNSEEECDELVKQLKPTETALLNWAVDLMADVVEEEEYNKMNARNIAMVFSPNMTQMSDPLTALMHAVQVMNLLKNLITKTLREREDATSGGYSPMSSCSAEHHSDEDFDCQQEMDTNNETRGHASDYDENVNYSHGREDDGDGDGDDGVHSLGEVEECFLRQMDDNKAVNLTSSADQSVGDLQQNYAKSCSPWSKMEESCVSFSESKEENSGLTTSEGEEEDSCKSLVYIEKRINDEEEESSIVCSSMNNIEMERLEGENNTRLFHRLHLMNP; encoded by the exons ATGACAGGTCTTGTTGTGGTGACCAGGGGAGGTGGGTGCGGTGGTGGTGGCGGAGCTAATATTGGAGGTGGAAAAGGGGCAAGTAATAAGGGAACAGTGAAAAGCTCTGACGAAGACCAAAACCAGCTCCCACTGGTTACGTTTCTCTTGGCAGCTCTGAAGAAATCCATGGTGGCTTGCCGTGTCGAGAGAGGTGAAGATGCCATCTCCAGCGTTCATCATATGGAGATTGGATGCCCCACCAATGTCCGTCACATAACTCATGTCACCTTTGATCGCTTCAATGGCTTTCTTGGTCTTCCTGTTGAGTTCGAGGTTGAGATCCCTGGTCGAGTTCCCAGTGCTAG CGCAAGCGTCTTTGGGGTGTCAGCTGAATCAATGCAGTGTTGTTATGATTCGAGAGGGAACAGTGTGCCGACTATTCTTTTGCTAATGCAGGAGCGCCTATACTCACAAGGAGGTTTGAAG GCAGAAGGGGTATTCAGAATAAACCCAGAAAATAGTAAAGAGGAGCATGTGAGGGACCAACTGAACAGGGGCAATGTGCCAGATGACATTGATGTACATTGTTTGGCAGGCTTAATCAAAGCTTGGTTTAGAGAGCTTCCTTCAGGAGTACTAGATGGACTTTCACCTGAACAAGTTCTCCAGTGCAACAGCGAGGAAGAATGCGACGAacttgtgaagcaactaaagCCCACAGAGACAGCATTGCTCAACTGGGCAGTTGATCTCATGGCTGATGTTGTTGAGGAAGAGGAGTACAACAAAATGAACGCCAGAAATATAGCTATGGTTTTTTCTCCAAACATGACTCAA ATGTCTGATCCATTGACGGCTCTGATGCATGCGGTTCAAGTGATGAACTTGCTCAAGAATCTCATCACAAAAACACTAAGAGAGCGTGAAGATGCAACTTCCGGAGGATATTCACCCATGTCATCTTGTTCAGCTGAACATCATAGCGATGAAGATTTTGATTGTCAGCAAGAGATGGACACTAACAACGAAACTAGAGGGCATGCGTCAGATTATGATGAAAATGTCAATTACAGCCATGGCCGTGAagatgatggtgatggtgatggtgatgatgGAGTTCATTCACTGGGTGAGGTAGAAGAGTGCTTCTTGAGGCAGATGGACGACAACAAAGCTGTCAACTTAACCAGCTCCGCTGATCAATCAGTAGGTGATTTGCAACAAAACTATGCCAAGTCTTGCTCTCCCTGGAGCAAAATGGAAGAATCATGCGTGTCGTTTAGTGAAAGCAAAGAGGAAAATTCAGGCTTGACTACAAGTGAGGGAGAGGAAGAAGACTCTTGCAAAAGCTTGGTATACATAGAAAAGAGGATTAATGACGAAGAAGAGGAATCATCAATAGTTTGTTCAAGCATGAACAACATTGAAATGGAGAGACTAGAAGGAGAGAACAACACTCGCCTGTTCCATCGTTTGCATTTGATGAATCCATGA
- the LOC133793900 gene encoding uncharacterized protein LOC133793900: MDVMNISNRNVVDLSSFFVFEVTGDSESCSNFDSAVTEESSVALDEDDAESCSWDLSTDDDRLYASIGSDSLDHNIGEEFVIDYMEEDDYEDEDEATSDPAFRKWSDSTGEINIGHQEYPICQNTRICPFDIYLSLSFS; encoded by the exons ATGGATGTGATGAATATCAGTAATAGAAATGTTGTGGATTTGTCTTCCTTCTTCGTATTCGAAGTCACCGGCGATTCTGAGTCTTGTTCTAACTTCGATTCCGCCGTCACCGAAGAAAGCTCGGTTGCTCTCGATGAAGACGATGCTGAATCGTGCAGTTGGGATTTGTCGACCGATGATGATCGATTATATGCGTCGATTGGTTCTGATTCGCTTGATCATAATATAGGCGAAGAATTTGTAATCGATTATATGGAAGAAGATGAttatgaagatgaagatgaagcgACGTCGGACCCAGCTTTCCGAAAATGGAGTGATAGTACTGGAGAAATAAATATTG gGCATCAAGAATATCCCATTTGCCAAAATACAAGAATCTGCCCTTTTGATATATATCTCTCACTCTCTTTTTCTTGA